AACGTAGCCTGGTACCCATACCTCCGGCAAGAATGGCAACGTTACAGAGTCTTGAGTGTTCAGTCATGTTAGATATCACTTTAATACATTAGCGTTTACGCAAGATCAGAAGGTGAAATACTTGTTCTTGTATTGGTTTTGGAATGATGCGCCAAGTGGAGATTGCAACAAGGCCCATGACACGAAGCAACCAATAACGATGGCTAAAGTTATTTATTCTGGCCTTAACATTAAATTGCCAATGTAGCGAATTGCGGGCAGTCGACTGTTGGCGGTAGCGCACCAACACATCTGGAAGATTGGCAAAACGCACTCCTTGATTGAGCAGCCGAAGCCAGAGATCAAGATCTTCTGCAAAACGGAAGTCAGGATTATAAGTACCAAACTGTTCCAGTACTGACTTACGCATCATGACGGTTGGATGGGCGATTGGCGTTGTACATTGAAAGCGCCGTTCGATCCGGGCTGCACCTGCCGGATAATGGCGAATCGCAATGGTGCCACGCTCGGCACTGAATATCTCAAGACCAGCACCTAGGACGCCAATATCGGGATGCGCATCAAGAAAAGCCAGCTGCCTCTCAAGACGATAAGGCAAGCAAATGTCATCAGCATCGAAGCGCGCAATCAACTGCGCTCGTGCCATCTGTATCCCAAGATTCAGGCTTGCGGCCAGACCGATACGTTGTTCAGGGTGTACATAACGAAACCTCGCATCGCGTTCGCACAGCGCGCGGCAGCAGGCCTCGGCCTCGGCTTGTGTACTTTCGTCAATTACCAGGCATTCAAAATCGCTGAAGGTTTGTGCCGCGATGCTATCGAGGCTTTCACGCAATACGTGCTCCGGCTCATTGAATGAGGGAACGATAATGCTGATACGGGGGGAATTCGAGGTAGAAGTAACCGTCACAGGCACACCTTAAAATCCTTGCTGGATGGCAACTTCATCAACCGCGCGTGCAATGGCTTGCTTTGAATCCAATACAGGACTCCAACCATAAGACTGAATACGCTCAGTCGAGTAGTTGAATTTGGGAACATCGCCAACCCAACCCCGGTTACCCTCACCATAAGCGATGCGTGCCAAAGGAGAGATGCGTGCCACGACGCACTCCGCGATGTAACGCACTGTCGCACCTTCGTCGGTGGGGCCAATATTCACCAGCTCCACTTTATTAGCGGTAGGTCGATCCGCGATCAATAACATTGCTCTAACTAAATCAGAAACATGCAGATAGGCTTTTTGCTGAGTGCCATTCCCCAATACATGCAAAATGGTAGGATCAGTAGCGAGTTTGTTTACAAAATCCAGAATTACGCCATGGGTGGCAGGGATGCCCACAACATTGGGAAAGCGGAACAGATTCACACGACTCAGAAAACTTTCTGCAGCAGCACTGGCTTGCGCCTCGGAAGCCAATTTCATGGCACCGTAGTTTGAAATGGGCAACAAGGGACCAATGGCCTCATGGAGAAGCTGATCACCCATATCACCATATACGGCAGAGCTGGACGCAAAATGGAGTGTGTCCACTTTAAAATCACGCATGGCACGCAACAACTCGAAGCTAGTCTGGAAGGTGTCCTTGAAATCAACATCGCTGTCCAGAACACCCGCCGGAATATCTGAATTGGCTGCCAGATGCCAAACCTCATCAATGGCTCCCAGTGCCTGTGCCTGCTGGAAAAGGGCATTGACTTGTTCGCGCACCGATAGATCTGCCTCCACCAGGTGCAAGTTAGGATGCCCCTGCACCTTGGCAAGGTTATCAACGGTGCCCCGGCAATAGTTATCGGAAACCACAACAATACGGTCGCGAGCCAGTAGCTCTGGAACCAGGTTTGCACCGACAAAACCGGCACCACCTGCAACAATCGAAACCAATTTCATAAGTCTGATCACTGAGAAGAATTAGAGGGAGACCTGCCTTGCAGCTTGGCTGCTGCAGCACCAATGCCGGGGACGGAATGCATGGCATCACGTATGCCACGTAGCATCCAGTTTAGCCGTTCCAAGCCCCGATCAAGCAAAAATGGATATACCAGCAACTTGGGTAACAGAATCAGTGATAACCGGACCCGACTATATAGCGGTACATAAGACCGCGTACACAACTTGATGGTATCGCGAAACTGAAAGTAGTGCCTAAACGGAGCAGGGACATGGTAAGTCAGCCCCAAGAATTTGTGCTGCGCCAAACCCAAGCGGTGAGGCATGGGCAAGGAACGCAAACGGCAAATGCGCCAACCCTGCTTTCTTAAACGCCAACACCAATCAAAATCCACGAAATCCAGGAAAAAATCTTCAGTAAAACGGTCGTTTTCCGTTAAACCGGCCAAGTTGAAACACATACCGGAGGTGGCGATGCACGTGACTTCCTCAAGCACCGGCTCTGCGCCAGAACAGGCGTGGGCGGATGACACGGCGGCATCGTCAACCAGCCAAGGCCCGATAATCGCACGCGAACCTGCATTAAGCAGCCCCTGGTACAGTGCTGGCATAAAATCAGCAGGAGGGCTGCTGTCCTGATCAAACAACA
The sequence above is drawn from the Aquitalea denitrificans genome and encodes:
- a CDS encoding glycosyltransferase, with the translated sequence MRESLDSIAAQTFSDFECLVIDESTQAEAEACCRALCERDARFRYVHPEQRIGLAASLNLGIQMARAQLIARFDADDICLPYRLERQLAFLDAHPDIGVLGAGLEIFSAERGTIAIRHYPAGAARIERRFQCTTPIAHPTVMMRKSVLEQFGTYNPDFRFAEDLDLWLRLLNQGVRFANLPDVLVRYRQQSTARNSLHWQFNVKARINNFSHRYWLLRVMGLVAISTWRIIPKPIQEQVFHLLILRKR
- a CDS encoding NAD-dependent epimerase/dehydratase family protein, which produces MKLVSIVAGGAGFVGANLVPELLARDRIVVVSDNYCRGTVDNLAKVQGHPNLHLVEADLSVREQVNALFQQAQALGAIDEVWHLAANSDIPAGVLDSDVDFKDTFQTSFELLRAMRDFKVDTLHFASSSAVYGDMGDQLLHEAIGPLLPISNYGAMKLASEAQASAAAESFLSRVNLFRFPNVVGIPATHGVILDFVNKLATDPTILHVLGNGTQQKAYLHVSDLVRAMLLIADRPTANKVELVNIGPTDEGATVRYIAECVVARISPLARIAYGEGNRGWVGDVPKFNYSTERIQSYGWSPVLDSKQAIARAVDEVAIQQGF
- a CDS encoding glycosyltransferase, translated to MTQAPRITAIYTTYNPDDGFRERIRHVVGFCASTIVVDNTPGGHVFAPGQTDDLILLQDGCNKGLGAALNAGIAEALRLGSDMVVLFDQDSSPPADFMPALYQGLLNAGSRAIIGPWLVDDAAVSSAHACSGAEPVLEEVTCIATSGMCFNLAGLTENDRFTEDFFLDFVDFDWCWRLRKQGWRICRLRSLPMPHRLGLAQHKFLGLTYHVPAPFRHYFQFRDTIKLCTRSYVPLYSRVRLSLILLPKLLVYPFLLDRGLERLNWMLRGIRDAMHSVPGIGAAAAKLQGRSPSNSSQ